The segment TTCCGGCTCTTCATATGGATCGCTGATTCCGGTGAAGTCGGAGATATCTCCTTTAATCGCTTGGGCATATAAGCCTTTTACATCTCGGCGGATACACTCTTCCAAGGGACAGCGAACATAAACTTCTATAAAAGATGATATCTGCTGTCGGCTGTATAACCGCATTTCCCGATAAGGGGAGATAAAAGAAGCCAGTACAACCACGCCATGATGGGTTAATAACCGTGCTACATAGGTTACCCTCTGAATGTGAGTGAAACGATCCTCTCTTGAATATCCCAGGTCCTTGGTTAAATGAGTTCGCAGTTCATCACCGTCCAAACGTTCCACTGATACTTTCCTTTCATTTAACCTTTGCTCCAAAATACGAGCAATCGTCGTTTTCCCAGCTCCGGATAATCCTGTCAACCATAAGGTTACCCCTTTTTTTTCTTTCACACCACGACACCTCCGGTCAAGCTCAGCATATGAACAATTTAACCGGAAGGAAACGCCCTCTGCCCATACGATGATGATTTGGCGAATGCCTGTTACTTTTTCCTATCGGATTGAAACCTGATCACAGATGATAGAAACCCAAATCCTCTAAACATCTATCATAAAAAGTAGTGACTCATTCAGTGCGAAACAGTTGCTCACCCAGAACTCTTCAAAACTG is part of the Kroppenstedtia pulmonis genome and harbors:
- the cysC gene encoding adenylyl-sulfate kinase encodes the protein MKEKKGVTLWLTGLSGAGKTTIARILEQRLNERKVSVERLDGDELRTHLTKDLGYSREDRFTHIQRVTYVARLLTHHGVVVLASFISPYREMRLYSRQQISSFIEVYVRCPLEECIRRDVKGLYAQAIKGDISDFTGISDPYEEPENSEITINTAEETPEESTRSILQYLADKGFIPDS